In Hippocampus zosterae strain Florida chromosome 3, ASM2543408v3, whole genome shotgun sequence, a genomic segment contains:
- the morf4l1 gene encoding mortality factor 4-like protein 1, producing the protein MAPKQDPKPKFQEGERVLCFHGPLLYEAKCVKINVKEKQIKYFIHYSGWNKNWDEWVPESRVLKYVDSNLQKQKELQKANQDHYVEGRMRGAAPNKKIPATSQKNDVKTKKNKQKTPGPGEGPSSGSDPTHPPRKKRARVDPTVESEETFINRVEVKVKIPEELKPWLVDDWDLITRQKQLFHLPAKKNVDAVLEDYANYKKSRGTSDSKEFAVSEVVAGVREYFNVMLGTQLLYKFERPQYADILANHPDTSMSQIYGAPHLLRLFVRIGAMLAYTPLDEKSLALLLTYLQDFLKYLVKNSATLFSASDYEVAPPEYHRKAV; encoded by the exons ATGGCGCCGAAACAGGACCCGAAACCTAAATTTCAAGAAG GTGAAAGAGTGCTGTGTTTTCATGGGCCATTGCTCTACGAAGCTAAG TGTGTTAAGATAAACGTCAAGGAGAAACAAATCAAGTACTTCATTCATTATAGCGGATGGAATAAAAA TTGGGACGAATGGGTTCCTGAGAGTAGAGTGCTGAAGTATGTGGACAGCAATCTGCAGAAACAGAAAGAGCTTCAGAAGGCCAACCA AGACCATTATGTTGAAGGAAGAATGAGGGGTGCTGCACCGAATAAGAAGATACCTGCGACTTCACAGAAAAACGACGT GAAaaccaaaaagaacaaacaaaaaa CTCCTGGTCCAGGAGAAGGTCCAAGTTCAGGAAGTGACCCCACCCACCCTCCACGAAAGAAGAGGGCTCGTGTTGACCCCACTGTTGAAAGT GAGGAGACCTTCATAAACAGAGTGGAAGTAAAAGTCAAAATTCCTGAGGAGCTGAAACCTTGGCTTGTAGATGACTGGGATCTGATTACGCGACAAAAACAG CTCTTCCATCTGCCTGCTAAGAAGAACGTAGATGCCGTGCTTGAAGATTATGCAAACTACAAGAAATCGAGAGGAACCTCTGACAGCAA GGAGTTTGCGGTGAGCGAGGTGGTTGCCGGCGTGCGGGAATATTTCAATGTCATGCTGGGCACGCAGCTGCTCTACAAATTTGAGAGGCCGCAGTACGCAGACATCTTGGCTAACCACCCAGATACATCCATGTCGCAGATCTATGGCGCCCCCCACCTCTTAAGGCTCTTTG TGCGAATCGGAGCCATGCTGGCTTACACTCCCCTGGATGAGAAGAGCCTGGCACTGCTGCTCACCTACCTGCAAGACTTCCTCAA GTACCTCGTCAAGAACTCTGCGACGCTCTTCAGCGCCAGCGACTACGAGGTGGCCCCGCCGGAGTACCACCGTAAGGCCGTTTGA
- the skor1b gene encoding SKI family transcriptional corepressor 1 homolog-B isoform X2: protein MEAIPAGRDSSSSPGSKQELSYPPSNNLKPNQVGETVLYGIPIVSLVIDCQERLCLAQISNTLLKNYSYNEIHNRRVALGITCVQCTPVQLEILRRAGAMPISSRRCGMITKREAERLCKSFLGAHSPPKLPENFAFDVCHECAWGSRGSFIPARYNSSRAKCIKCSYCNMYFSPNKFIFHSHRTPESKYTQPDAANFNSWRRHLKLTDKNSQTDVLHAWEDVKAMFNGGSRKRTLPGCGSESDSPLKSRAPNLHRQSPEIPAKMLNCEENRLSAPPRSYPIIPVPSKGFGILQKIPPPLFPHPYGFPAFGLCPKKDDGVVGEPSKASLPGVLWSGTKDSAYPSFPVFWPAAGPLPMPPYSPGPPHKAPPDMLALHRHADVDISESTTDTSKDSLADNDRCSSTQSARNDDDKSGDEARPLEGPALAPRKASYVSAFRPVVKDADCIAKLYGGRGAYARTGYLSPDFLSESSSYRSVSPCVDSEGEADVDVETSKTPEDEEPCRPLSLMCPRSPLGLTHSVSPNDPDCKVASREIDLLESQKVGPRVAPQSCEREVQSKHLTPFSQAYTQERSELQPRSSPYHFRPASYQPAELSIHDETTSKEEPSSTVEEVESKSLLEQSSDENQQEQDEDEESARALHAQRGIRTLAKEELQKQLLEQVELRKKLEREFQHLKDNFQDQMKRELSYREEMVQQLHIVRAHDALHHFSCKMLTPRHCTGSCTFKSPLLPP from the exons ATGGAAGCCATTCCAGCGGGCCGCGACTCCAGCTCTTCGCCGGGCTCCAAGCAAGAACTTTCCTACCCGCCGTCCAACAACCTGAAGCCCAACCAGGTGGGCGAGACGGTGCTGTACGGAATACCCATCGTGTCCCTGGTCATAGACTGCCAAGAGAGGCTGTGCCTGGCTCAGATCTCCAACACCTTGTTGAAGAACTACAGCTACAACGAGATCCACAACCGACGCGTGGCGCTGGGCATCACCTGCGTGCAGTGCACCCCGGTCCAGCTGGAGATCCTCCGCAGGGCCGGCGCCATGCCCATCTCATCGCGGAGGTGCGGCATGATCACCAAACGCGAGGCCGAGAGACTCTGCAAATCCTTCCTGGGGGCTCACTCGCCTCCCAAACTGCCGGAAAATTTCGCCTTCGACGTGTGCCACGAGTGCGCGTGGGGCAGCCGCGGCAGCTTCATTCCGGCCAGGTACAACAGCTCCAGGGCCAAGTGCATCAAGTGCTCCTACTGCAACATGTATTTCTCCCCGAATAAATTCATCTTCCATTCGCACCGCACGCCGGAGTCCAAGTACACGCAGCCGGACGCGGCGAATTTCAACTCGTGGAGGCGACACCTGAAGCTAACCGATAAGAACAGCCAGACGGATGTGTTACACGCGTGGGAGGACGTGAAGGCCATGTTCAACGGGGGCAGCCGCAAGAGGACGCTGCCGGGCTGCGGCTCGGAGTCCGACTCGCCTCTCAAGTCCCGCGCTCCGAACCTCCACCGACAGTCCCCCGAGATCCCCGCCAAGATGCTCAACTGCGAGGAGAACCGGCTGAGCGCGCCCCCGCGCAGCTACCCGATCATCCCGGTGCCCAGTAAAGGCTTCGGGATCCTGCAGAAAATCCCGCCGCCGCTCTTCCCGCACCCGTACGGATTCCCGGCGTTCGGACTCTGCCCGAAAAAAGACGACGGCGTCGTGGGCGAGCCGAGCAAGGCGAGCCTCCCGGGGGTCCTGTGGTCCGGTACCAAGGACAGCGCCTACCCGTCCTTCCCGGTCTTCTGGCCCGCTGCGGGCCCCCTCCCCATGCCTCCTTACTCCCCGGGCCCGCCGCACAAAGCCCCGCCCGACATGCTAGCCCTCCACAGACACGCCGACGTGGACATTTCCGAGTCCACCACCGACACGTCCAAAGACAGCCTGGCCGACAACGACCGCTGCTCCAGCACCCAGTCCGCGCGGAACGACGACGACAAGTCCGGGGATGAGGCGAGGCCGCTCGAGGGGCCCGCCCTGGCCCCGCGCAAGGCCAGCTACGTGTCCGCCTTCCGGCCCGTGGTGAAGGACGCGGACTGCATCGCCAAGTTGTACGGCGGCAGGGGAGCCTACGCTCGAACCGGCTACTTATCACCTGACTTTTTAAGCGAGAGCTCCAGTTACCGCTCCGTGTCTCCGTGCGTGGACAGCGAAGGCGAGGCGGACGTGGACGTGGAGACCAGTAAAACGCCCGAGGACGAGGAGCCTTGCAGACCCCTGTCCTTGATGTGTCCCCGAAGCCCCCTTGGGCTCACCCACAGCGTGTCCCCGAACGACCCGGACTGCAAGGTGGCCTCGCGGGAAATAGATCTGCTCGAGTCCCAGAAAGTGGGGCCACGCGTGGCCCCGCAGTCCTGCGAACGAGAAGTGCAGAGCAAACACTTAACACCGTTTAGCCAA gcttaCACACAAGAGAGGAGCGAGTTGCAACCTCGGAGCAGTCCTTATCATTTCAGACCTGCAAGCTACCAACCTGCGGAGCTTTCAATTCATG ATGAGACAACAAGCAAAGAGGAGCCGTCGTCCACGGTGGAGGAGGTGGAAAGCAAATCTTTACTGGAACAAAGCAGCGACGAAAACCAGCAAGAGCAGGATGAAG ACGAAGAGTCAGCAAGAGCTTTGCACGCACAAAGAGGCATTCGGACTCTTGCAAAAG AGGAACTACAGAAGCAACTATTAGAGCAGGTCGAATTGAGGAAAAAACTGGAACGTGAATTTCAACATTTAAAAg ATAACTTCCAGGATCAAATGAAAAGAGAACTATCCTACAGGGAGGAGATGGTCCAGCAGCTGCACATCGTCAGag CTCACGACGCCTTGCACCATTTCTCCTGCAAGATGTTAACTCCTCGCCACTGCACGGGGTCGTGCACCTTCAAGTCTCCTCTGCTCCCACCGTGA
- the pias1b gene encoding E3 SUMO-protein ligase PIAS1 isoform X2 → MRTQCHKMAESTELKQMVMSLRVSELQVLLGFAGRNKHGRKHELLTKALHLVKAGCSPAMQMKIKELYRRRFPTKMVSPVDLALPGVHSASGLPAGLFDSHGSPSPLLPVSLLGPKHELSLPHLPSTLHPVHPDVKLQRLPFYDVLDELIKPTSLTSDNSQRFQEACYAFALSPLQVQQISSSMDISGTKCDFAVQVQLRFCLSETSCPQEDHFPPNLCVKVNGKPCNLPGYLPPTKNGVEPKRPSRPINITSLVRLSTTVPNTIVVSWTSEIGRSFSMAVYLVMQQSSAVLLQRLRARGIRNPDHSRALIKEKLTADPESEIATTSLRVSLLCPLGKMRLTIACRALTCSHLQCFDATLYIQMNEKKPTWVCPVCDKKAPYEHLIIDGLFMEILNSCSDCDEIQFKEDGSWAPMRSKKQVQEVSGPFYGVDNDVPKTESHEQKCGSANEKSKKVDVIDLTLDSSSEDELDDEPPPKRPSLSPISPPPTKGVLNLHNQTSPVTRAPSMPPLETSYIPPPPPLIQDYRHFYHSASDLPGSRGVLEPIPAVSGQ, encoded by the exons ATGCGTACACAATGTCACAAGATGGCGGAGAGTACGGAACTGAAG CAAATGGTAATGAGCCTTCGAGTTTCAGAGCTGCAAGTCTTGTTGGGTTTTGCTGGACGAAATAAGCACGGGCGCAAACACGAACTTTTGACCAAAGCGCTGCACTTAGTAAAGGCTGGCTGCAGCCCTGCCATGCAGATGAAGATTAAAGAGCTCTACAGACGGAGATTCCCAACAAAAATGGTTTCGCCGGTGGACCTCGCTCTGCCCGGCGTCCATTccgcctccggccttcctgcgggCCTCTTTGACAGCCATGGTTCCCCCTCGCCGCTGTTGCCTGTTTCATTGCTCGGCCCCAAGCATGAGCTCAGTCTGCCTCACTTGCCCTCCACCCTCCACCCCGTTCACCCCGATGTCAAACTGCAGAGATTGCCATTCTACGATGTGCTCGACGAGCTCATTAAGCCCACCAGTCTGA CCTCCGACAACAGTCAGCGTTTCCAGGAAGCTTGTTATGCCTTCGCTTTATCGCCGCTACAAGTTCAACAGATCAGCAGCTCCAT ggaCATATCGGGGACCAAATGTGACTTTGCTGTTCAAGTCCAATTAAG GTTTTGTCTGTCAGAGACGAGTTGTCCCCAGGAAGATCATTTCCCTCCAAATCTGTGCGTGAAGGTGAATGGAAAGCCGTGCAATCTCCCC gGGTAtctcccccccaccaaaaatggAGTTGAACCAAAAAGACCCAGTCGCCCCATAAACATAACCTCCCTTGTGCGACTGTCCACGACAGTCCCCAACACAATTGTTGTATCGTGGACTTCGGAAATTGGGAGG AGTTTTTCCATGGCTGTTTATTTGGTAATGCAGCAGTCGTCCGCAGTGTTGTTGCAACGACTACGAGCCAGAGGAATCAGAAACCCTGACCACTCGAGAGCTTTGA TCAAAGAGAAATTGACAGCTGACCCGGAGAGCGAGATCGCCACCACTAGTCTACGAGTGTCTCTTCTGTGTCCT cttggaAAGATGAGGCTGACAATCGCATGCCGAGCGTTGACATGCTCCCACCTCCAGTGCTTTGACGCTACGCTTTATATCCAAATGAATGAGAAGAAGCCCACATGGGTGTGTCCAGTGTGTGACAAGAAGGCGCCATACGAGCACCTTATTATTGATGG ATTGTTTATGGAAATCCTGAACAGCTGTTCTGACTGTGATGAAATTCAGTTCAAAGAAGATGGAAGTTGGGCGCCCATGAGGTCAAAAAAACAAGTGCAGGAGGTGTCTGGCCCCTTCTATGGAGTAGACAACG ACGTGCCTAAAACCGAAAGCCATGAGCAGAAATGCGGGTCGGCCAATGAGAAGAGTAAAAAAGTCGATGTGATAGACCTGACACTGGACAGCTCGTCGGAAGATGAGCTGGATGATGAGCCGCCTCCGAAAAGGCCTTCGCTGTCGCCCATCTCTCCGCCGCCAACAAAGGG AGTGCTGAACCTTCACAACCAGACGTCACCGGTGACGAGAGCTCCCAGCATGCCCCCCTTAGAGACCAGCTACATTCCTCCTCCGCCACCACTCATTCAGGACTACCGCCACTTCTATCACTCAGCTAGTGACTTGCCAG
- the skor1b gene encoding SKI family transcriptional corepressor 1 homolog-B isoform X1: protein MEAIPAGRDSSSSPGSKQELSYPPSNNLKPNQVGETVLYGIPIVSLVIDCQERLCLAQISNTLLKNYSYNEIHNRRVALGITCVQCTPVQLEILRRAGAMPISSRRCGMITKREAERLCKSFLGAHSPPKLPENFAFDVCHECAWGSRGSFIPARYNSSRAKCIKCSYCNMYFSPNKFIFHSHRTPESKYTQPDAANFNSWRRHLKLTDKNSQTDVLHAWEDVKAMFNGGSRKRTLPGCGSESDSPLKSRAPNLHRQSPEIPAKMLNCEENRLSAPPRSYPIIPVPSKGFGILQKIPPPLFPHPYGFPAFGLCPKKDDGVVGEPSKASLPGVLWSGTKDSAYPSFPVFWPAAGPLPMPPYSPGPPHKAPPDMLALHRHADVDISESTTDTSKDSLADNDRCSSTQSARNDDDKSGDEARPLEGPALAPRKASYVSAFRPVVKDADCIAKLYGGRGAYARTGYLSPDFLSESSSYRSVSPCVDSEGEADVDVETSKTPEDEEPCRPLSLMCPRSPLGLTHSVSPNDPDCKVASREIDLLESQKVGPRVAPQSCEREVQSKHLTPFSQAYTQERSELQPRSSPYHFRPASYQPAELSIHDETTSKEEPSSTVEEVESKSLLEQSSDENQQEQDEDEESARALHAQRGIRTLAKEELQKQLLEQVELRKKLEREFQHLKDNFQDQMKRELSYREEMVQQLHIVREAHDALHHFSCKMLTPRHCTGSCTFKSPLLPP from the exons ATGGAAGCCATTCCAGCGGGCCGCGACTCCAGCTCTTCGCCGGGCTCCAAGCAAGAACTTTCCTACCCGCCGTCCAACAACCTGAAGCCCAACCAGGTGGGCGAGACGGTGCTGTACGGAATACCCATCGTGTCCCTGGTCATAGACTGCCAAGAGAGGCTGTGCCTGGCTCAGATCTCCAACACCTTGTTGAAGAACTACAGCTACAACGAGATCCACAACCGACGCGTGGCGCTGGGCATCACCTGCGTGCAGTGCACCCCGGTCCAGCTGGAGATCCTCCGCAGGGCCGGCGCCATGCCCATCTCATCGCGGAGGTGCGGCATGATCACCAAACGCGAGGCCGAGAGACTCTGCAAATCCTTCCTGGGGGCTCACTCGCCTCCCAAACTGCCGGAAAATTTCGCCTTCGACGTGTGCCACGAGTGCGCGTGGGGCAGCCGCGGCAGCTTCATTCCGGCCAGGTACAACAGCTCCAGGGCCAAGTGCATCAAGTGCTCCTACTGCAACATGTATTTCTCCCCGAATAAATTCATCTTCCATTCGCACCGCACGCCGGAGTCCAAGTACACGCAGCCGGACGCGGCGAATTTCAACTCGTGGAGGCGACACCTGAAGCTAACCGATAAGAACAGCCAGACGGATGTGTTACACGCGTGGGAGGACGTGAAGGCCATGTTCAACGGGGGCAGCCGCAAGAGGACGCTGCCGGGCTGCGGCTCGGAGTCCGACTCGCCTCTCAAGTCCCGCGCTCCGAACCTCCACCGACAGTCCCCCGAGATCCCCGCCAAGATGCTCAACTGCGAGGAGAACCGGCTGAGCGCGCCCCCGCGCAGCTACCCGATCATCCCGGTGCCCAGTAAAGGCTTCGGGATCCTGCAGAAAATCCCGCCGCCGCTCTTCCCGCACCCGTACGGATTCCCGGCGTTCGGACTCTGCCCGAAAAAAGACGACGGCGTCGTGGGCGAGCCGAGCAAGGCGAGCCTCCCGGGGGTCCTGTGGTCCGGTACCAAGGACAGCGCCTACCCGTCCTTCCCGGTCTTCTGGCCCGCTGCGGGCCCCCTCCCCATGCCTCCTTACTCCCCGGGCCCGCCGCACAAAGCCCCGCCCGACATGCTAGCCCTCCACAGACACGCCGACGTGGACATTTCCGAGTCCACCACCGACACGTCCAAAGACAGCCTGGCCGACAACGACCGCTGCTCCAGCACCCAGTCCGCGCGGAACGACGACGACAAGTCCGGGGATGAGGCGAGGCCGCTCGAGGGGCCCGCCCTGGCCCCGCGCAAGGCCAGCTACGTGTCCGCCTTCCGGCCCGTGGTGAAGGACGCGGACTGCATCGCCAAGTTGTACGGCGGCAGGGGAGCCTACGCTCGAACCGGCTACTTATCACCTGACTTTTTAAGCGAGAGCTCCAGTTACCGCTCCGTGTCTCCGTGCGTGGACAGCGAAGGCGAGGCGGACGTGGACGTGGAGACCAGTAAAACGCCCGAGGACGAGGAGCCTTGCAGACCCCTGTCCTTGATGTGTCCCCGAAGCCCCCTTGGGCTCACCCACAGCGTGTCCCCGAACGACCCGGACTGCAAGGTGGCCTCGCGGGAAATAGATCTGCTCGAGTCCCAGAAAGTGGGGCCACGCGTGGCCCCGCAGTCCTGCGAACGAGAAGTGCAGAGCAAACACTTAACACCGTTTAGCCAA gcttaCACACAAGAGAGGAGCGAGTTGCAACCTCGGAGCAGTCCTTATCATTTCAGACCTGCAAGCTACCAACCTGCGGAGCTTTCAATTCATG ATGAGACAACAAGCAAAGAGGAGCCGTCGTCCACGGTGGAGGAGGTGGAAAGCAAATCTTTACTGGAACAAAGCAGCGACGAAAACCAGCAAGAGCAGGATGAAG ACGAAGAGTCAGCAAGAGCTTTGCACGCACAAAGAGGCATTCGGACTCTTGCAAAAG AGGAACTACAGAAGCAACTATTAGAGCAGGTCGAATTGAGGAAAAAACTGGAACGTGAATTTCAACATTTAAAAg ATAACTTCCAGGATCAAATGAAAAGAGAACTATCCTACAGGGAGGAGATGGTCCAGCAGCTGCACATCGTCAGag AAGCTCACGACGCCTTGCACCATTTCTCCTGCAAGATGTTAACTCCTCGCCACTGCACGGGGTCGTGCACCTTCAAGTCTCCTCTGCTCCCACCGTGA
- the pias1b gene encoding E3 SUMO-protein ligase PIAS1 isoform X1 produces MRTQCHKMAESTELKQMVMSLRVSELQVLLGFAGRNKHGRKHELLTKALHLVKAGCSPAMQMKIKELYRRRFPTKMVSPVDLALPGVHSASGLPAGLFDSHGSPSPLLPVSLLGPKHELSLPHLPSTLHPVHPDVKLQRLPFYDVLDELIKPTSLTSDNSQRFQEACYAFALSPLQVQQISSSMDISGTKCDFAVQVQLRFCLSETSCPQEDHFPPNLCVKVNGKPCNLPGYLPPTKNGVEPKRPSRPINITSLVRLSTTVPNTIVVSWTSEIGRSFSMAVYLVMQQSSAVLLQRLRARGIRNPDHSRALIKEKLTADPESEIATTSLRVSLLCPLGKMRLTIACRALTCSHLQCFDATLYIQMNEKKPTWVCPVCDKKAPYEHLIIDGLFMEILNSCSDCDEIQFKEDGSWAPMRSKKQVQEVSGPFYGVDNDVPKTESHEQKCGSANEKSKKVDVIDLTLDSSSEDELDDEPPPKRPSLSPISPPPTKGVLNLHNQTSPVTRAPSMPPLETSYIPPPPPLIQDYRHFYHSASDLPDLNFFSFLQGDNQHYNMVMAAAAAASASASEDSDLLLNRYLPYGSTPLLRDPPGTPGSSTLAATNGGSNSGSTSSLVSSSSLRDKDRERDRDSHAISGLSRSSVEAAAAIYGSISDVISLD; encoded by the exons ATGCGTACACAATGTCACAAGATGGCGGAGAGTACGGAACTGAAG CAAATGGTAATGAGCCTTCGAGTTTCAGAGCTGCAAGTCTTGTTGGGTTTTGCTGGACGAAATAAGCACGGGCGCAAACACGAACTTTTGACCAAAGCGCTGCACTTAGTAAAGGCTGGCTGCAGCCCTGCCATGCAGATGAAGATTAAAGAGCTCTACAGACGGAGATTCCCAACAAAAATGGTTTCGCCGGTGGACCTCGCTCTGCCCGGCGTCCATTccgcctccggccttcctgcgggCCTCTTTGACAGCCATGGTTCCCCCTCGCCGCTGTTGCCTGTTTCATTGCTCGGCCCCAAGCATGAGCTCAGTCTGCCTCACTTGCCCTCCACCCTCCACCCCGTTCACCCCGATGTCAAACTGCAGAGATTGCCATTCTACGATGTGCTCGACGAGCTCATTAAGCCCACCAGTCTGA CCTCCGACAACAGTCAGCGTTTCCAGGAAGCTTGTTATGCCTTCGCTTTATCGCCGCTACAAGTTCAACAGATCAGCAGCTCCAT ggaCATATCGGGGACCAAATGTGACTTTGCTGTTCAAGTCCAATTAAG GTTTTGTCTGTCAGAGACGAGTTGTCCCCAGGAAGATCATTTCCCTCCAAATCTGTGCGTGAAGGTGAATGGAAAGCCGTGCAATCTCCCC gGGTAtctcccccccaccaaaaatggAGTTGAACCAAAAAGACCCAGTCGCCCCATAAACATAACCTCCCTTGTGCGACTGTCCACGACAGTCCCCAACACAATTGTTGTATCGTGGACTTCGGAAATTGGGAGG AGTTTTTCCATGGCTGTTTATTTGGTAATGCAGCAGTCGTCCGCAGTGTTGTTGCAACGACTACGAGCCAGAGGAATCAGAAACCCTGACCACTCGAGAGCTTTGA TCAAAGAGAAATTGACAGCTGACCCGGAGAGCGAGATCGCCACCACTAGTCTACGAGTGTCTCTTCTGTGTCCT cttggaAAGATGAGGCTGACAATCGCATGCCGAGCGTTGACATGCTCCCACCTCCAGTGCTTTGACGCTACGCTTTATATCCAAATGAATGAGAAGAAGCCCACATGGGTGTGTCCAGTGTGTGACAAGAAGGCGCCATACGAGCACCTTATTATTGATGG ATTGTTTATGGAAATCCTGAACAGCTGTTCTGACTGTGATGAAATTCAGTTCAAAGAAGATGGAAGTTGGGCGCCCATGAGGTCAAAAAAACAAGTGCAGGAGGTGTCTGGCCCCTTCTATGGAGTAGACAACG ACGTGCCTAAAACCGAAAGCCATGAGCAGAAATGCGGGTCGGCCAATGAGAAGAGTAAAAAAGTCGATGTGATAGACCTGACACTGGACAGCTCGTCGGAAGATGAGCTGGATGATGAGCCGCCTCCGAAAAGGCCTTCGCTGTCGCCCATCTCTCCGCCGCCAACAAAGGG AGTGCTGAACCTTCACAACCAGACGTCACCGGTGACGAGAGCTCCCAGCATGCCCCCCTTAGAGACCAGCTACATTCCTCCTCCGCCACCACTCATTCAGGACTACCGCCACTTCTATCACTCAGCTAGTGACTTGCCAG atCTAaattttttctccttcctccaAGGCGACAATCAG CATTACAACATGGTGATGGCTGCCGCTGCGGCCGCATCAGCCTCGGCGTCAGAGGACTCGGACCTGCTACTCAACCGCTACCTGCCGTATGGCTCGACCCCCTTGTTGCGGGATCCGCCGGGCACGCCGGGCAGCAGTACGCTGGCAGCCACTAACGGAGGCAGCAACAGCGGCAGCACCAGCAGTTTGGTGTCTTCCAGCAGTCTGCGGGACAAAGACCGAGAACGCGACAGGGACAGCCACGCCATCTCGGGATTGTCGAGGTCCTcggtggaggcggcggcggctatTTATGGCTCAATATCTGACGTCATCTCTCTGGATTAG